The Gymnodinialimonas sp. 57CJ19 genome includes a window with the following:
- the infC gene encoding translation initiation factor IF-3, with protein sequence MARRPHNAPPQRDTGPRVNDRIRSDSVRLIGAEGENLGVVTPARAMDLAADADLDLVEISPNADPPVCKIMDFGKFKYETQKREAEARKKQKTIDIKEVKMRPGTDDHDFMRKVNDAVKFLENGDKVKVTLRFRGREMAHQNLGREMLEKVVENIEGIGKIESMPRMEGRQMVMMINPVKAG encoded by the coding sequence ATAGCCCGCAGACCCCATAACGCGCCGCCTCAACGTGATACCGGCCCGCGCGTAAACGACCGTATCCGCTCTGACTCCGTTCGCCTGATCGGCGCTGAGGGTGAAAACCTCGGTGTTGTAACCCCGGCGCGCGCAATGGATTTGGCCGCCGACGCTGATCTGGATCTTGTAGAGATCTCTCCGAACGCCGATCCGCCCGTGTGTAAGATCATGGACTTCGGCAAGTTCAAATACGAGACGCAGAAGCGCGAAGCCGAAGCCCGCAAAAAGCAAAAGACCATCGACATTAAAGAAGTGAAGATGCGCCCGGGAACGGACGATCACGACTTCATGCGCAAGGTCAATGACGCGGTCAAGTTTCTGGAAAACGGCGACAAGGTGAAAGTCACCCTGCGCTTCCGGGGCCGTGAGATGGCACACCAGAACCTGGGCCGCGAGATGCTGGAAAAGGTCGTCGAGAATATCGAAGGCATCGGCAAGATCGAATCCATGCCGCGCATGGAAGGCCGCCAGATGGTGATGATGATTAACCCGGTTAAGGCAGGTTGA
- a CDS encoding xanthine dehydrogenase family protein subunit M has protein sequence MYNFEFVKPGTIAEAVSALAQEEAQALGGGQTLLPTMKARLAQTETLVSLNGIGEMVGIRHEGGQVCIGGATTHGAVAADGTYPGLASLAGRIGDPAVRNRGTIGGSLANNDPSACYPAAALASGAVIVTNAREIAADDYFQGMFETALDEGEIITEVRFPVPEVSNYQKFVQPASRFALVGVFVAKFADGVRVAVTGASSDGVFRWTEAEAALSADFSAAALDGLAVPGGDMIADLHGTAEYRAHLVKVLTGRAVAAAA, from the coding sequence ATGTATAATTTCGAGTTCGTAAAACCCGGCACGATTGCCGAGGCGGTATCAGCGCTAGCGCAGGAGGAGGCGCAGGCGCTGGGTGGGGGGCAGACGCTGCTCCCCACCATGAAGGCGAGGCTGGCGCAGACCGAAACGCTGGTCAGTCTGAATGGGATCGGTGAGATGGTCGGCATTCGCCATGAAGGCGGGCAGGTTTGTATTGGCGGCGCGACGACCCACGGCGCGGTTGCGGCGGACGGGACGTATCCGGGGTTGGCGTCATTGGCGGGGCGCATTGGCGACCCGGCGGTACGCAACCGGGGAACGATTGGCGGATCATTGGCGAATAACGATCCCTCGGCCTGCTATCCGGCGGCGGCTTTGGCCTCGGGGGCTGTGATTGTGACGAACGCCCGCGAGATCGCCGCGGATGACTATTTTCAGGGGATGTTTGAGACGGCGCTGGACGAAGGAGAGATCATCACCGAGGTGCGGTTCCCTGTGCCAGAGGTGTCGAACTATCAGAAGTTTGTGCAACCGGCCTCGCGCTTTGCGTTGGTGGGGGTCTTTGTGGCGAAGTTCGCCGATGGGGTTCGGGTTGCCGTGACCGGAGCCTCGTCCGACGGGGTGTTCCGGTGGACGGAAGCTGAAGCCGCGTTGAGCGCTGATTTCTCGGCGGCGGCCCTGGACGGTTTGGCGGTGCCCGGCGGTGATATGATTGCAGATTTGCATGGCACGGCAGAATACCGGGCGCATTTGGTCAAGGTTCTGACGGGGCGCGCGGTGGCTGCGGCTGCCTAA
- a CDS encoding xanthine dehydrogenase family protein molybdopterin-binding subunit, whose translation MPKDHGIGASSKRREDIRFLTGQGRYTDDLNLHGQAYVHFLRSDVAHGILKGVDTSAAAAMPGVVRIFTGADFEGVGGVPCGWQVTDKHGEPMQEPAHPVLAQGKVRYVGDAIAAVVAETADQARNAAEAIELDIEELPAVVDMKEAVKEGATKVHDDLTSNLCYDWGFVEENKPQVDAAFEAAAHVTTLELVNNRLSPNPMEPRVAVGDYNPGTDDSTLYTTSQNPHVIRLLMGAFVLGIPEHKLRVVAPDVGGGFGSKIFHYAEEAFCTFAAKACRRPVKWTSSRSEAFITDAHGRDHVTTIQLALDADNNFTGVRTDTYANMGAYLSTFAPSVPTWLHGTLMAGNYKTPNIYVNVKAVFTNTVPVDAYRGAGRPEATYQLERVIDKAARELGVDPIALRRQNFITEFPYATPVAVEYDTGDYEGTMTKLLEMIDRDGFEARQAESAANGKLRGLGVNCYIEACGIAPSALVGQLGARAGLYESATVRVNATGGLVVMTGSHSHGQGHETSFAQVVADMIGIPEDQVEIVHGDTANTPMGMGTYGSRSLAVGGSAMVRATEKIIAKAKKIAAHLLEAGEGDIELKDGAFSVAGTDKSVAWGDVTLAAYVPHNYPLEEIEPGLEETAFYDPNNFTYPSGAYACEVEVDPDTGKVTVCSFAAADDFGNVVNPMIVEGQVHGGLAQGIGQALLENVTYDENGQLLSASYMDYTMPRADDMPMFQVDHSSQTPCTHNPLGVKGCGEAGAIGSPPSVVNAVVDALQRGGHTGVTHIDMPLTPARVWAAMQG comes from the coding sequence ATGCCCAAAGATCACGGCATCGGAGCAAGTTCAAAGCGGCGCGAGGATATTCGGTTTCTGACCGGGCAGGGGCGCTATACGGACGATCTTAACCTTCATGGACAGGCCTATGTGCATTTCTTGCGCTCGGATGTGGCCCACGGGATTTTGAAGGGCGTGGACACGAGCGCGGCAGCAGCAATGCCCGGCGTCGTGCGCATCTTCACCGGCGCAGATTTTGAGGGCGTGGGCGGCGTGCCTTGCGGCTGGCAGGTCACCGACAAACACGGAGAGCCGATGCAAGAGCCGGCGCACCCGGTTCTGGCACAGGGCAAAGTCCGCTACGTGGGCGATGCGATTGCAGCCGTGGTGGCAGAGACCGCCGATCAGGCACGCAACGCGGCAGAGGCGATTGAGCTGGACATTGAAGAGCTGCCAGCGGTCGTCGATATGAAAGAGGCGGTGAAAGAGGGCGCCACGAAGGTCCATGACGATCTGACCTCGAACCTTTGCTATGACTGGGGTTTTGTTGAGGAAAACAAGCCTCAGGTCGATGCGGCGTTTGAAGCTGCGGCCCATGTGACGACGTTGGAACTGGTGAACAACCGCCTGTCGCCCAACCCGATGGAGCCGCGCGTTGCGGTGGGGGATTACAACCCCGGCACGGACGATAGCACGCTTTATACGACCTCTCAGAACCCCCATGTGATCCGCCTGTTGATGGGCGCGTTCGTGTTGGGCATTCCAGAGCATAAATTGCGTGTGGTGGCGCCCGATGTGGGCGGGGGCTTCGGCTCCAAGATTTTCCACTACGCGGAAGAGGCGTTCTGCACCTTCGCAGCCAAGGCCTGCCGCCGTCCGGTGAAGTGGACCTCGTCGCGGTCCGAGGCGTTTATCACCGACGCCCATGGGCGCGATCACGTCACCACGATCCAACTGGCACTGGATGCGGACAACAACTTTACCGGGGTGCGTACGGATACCTACGCCAATATGGGCGCGTATTTGTCGACCTTCGCGCCGAGCGTGCCCACATGGCTGCACGGCACGTTGATGGCGGGTAACTACAAGACGCCCAATATCTATGTGAACGTCAAAGCGGTGTTTACCAACACGGTGCCCGTGGATGCCTATCGCGGCGCCGGGCGCCCTGAGGCGACGTATCAGCTGGAGCGGGTGATCGACAAAGCGGCGCGCGAATTGGGCGTCGATCCAATCGCGCTGCGGCGGCAGAATTTCATCACCGAGTTCCCCTATGCCACCCCGGTGGCGGTGGAATATGACACCGGCGATTACGAAGGCACGATGACGAAACTGCTGGAGATGATCGACCGCGACGGGTTCGAGGCGCGTCAGGCGGAAAGTGCGGCCAATGGCAAGCTGCGCGGCCTTGGGGTGAACTGCTATATCGAGGCCTGCGGCATTGCGCCCTCGGCCTTGGTGGGCCAATTGGGCGCGCGTGCGGGCCTGTACGAGAGTGCGACGGTGCGGGTGAATGCCACCGGCGGTTTGGTCGTGATGACGGGCTCGCACAGCCACGGGCAGGGGCACGAGACTTCCTTTGCACAGGTCGTGGCCGATATGATCGGTATCCCTGAGGATCAGGTTGAGATCGTCCACGGAGATACGGCGAATACGCCGATGGGGATGGGGACCTATGGGTCTCGGTCGCTGGCGGTGGGTGGCTCGGCTATGGTGCGGGCGACGGAAAAGATCATCGCCAAGGCCAAGAAGATCGCCGCGCATTTGCTGGAAGCGGGCGAGGGCGATATTGAGTTGAAAGACGGCGCGTTCAGCGTGGCGGGCACAGACAAATCGGTGGCCTGGGGTGACGTGACCCTGGCGGCCTATGTGCCGCACAACTATCCACTGGAAGAGATCGAGCCCGGCCTGGAAGAGACCGCGTTCTACGACCCCAACAACTTCACCTATCCGTCTGGCGCTTATGCCTGCGAGGTGGAAGTGGACCCCGACACTGGCAAGGTGACGGTCTGTTCCTTTGCCGCGGCCGATGATTTTGGCAATGTGGTCAATCCGATGATCGTGGAGGGCCAGGTTCACGGAGGTCTTGCCCAGGGGATCGGGCAAGCGTTGCTGGAGAATGTGACCTATGACGAAAACGGCCAGCTTCTGAGCGCGTCTTACATGGATTACACCATGCCCAGGGCCGACGACATGCCGATGTTCCAGGTAGACCATTCCAGCCAGACGCCGTGCACCCACAACCCCTTGGGGGTGAAGGGCTGCGGTGAAGCGGGGGCGATTGGATCGCCGCCCTCGGTGGTGAATGCGGTTGTGGATGCGTTGCAGCGTGGCGGCCATACCGGGGTGACCCATATTGATATGCCGCTGACGCCCGCACGGGTTTGGGCGGCGATGCAGGGATGA
- a CDS encoding (2Fe-2S)-binding protein encodes MTQVTMTVNGKTVSGDVEGRTLLSEFLREGQRLTGTHVGCDTSQCGACVVHVNGEAVKSCTTLALDIEGAEVNTIESMANADGSLGVIQQAFQDHHGLQCGFCTPGMVMSAAALLKDNPKPSEAEVREYLEGNICRCTGYHNIVKAIMAASGQDVAAVAAE; translated from the coding sequence ATGACCCAGGTAACGATGACGGTGAACGGCAAGACCGTCTCCGGGGACGTTGAAGGGCGGACGCTGCTGAGCGAGTTCTTGAGGGAAGGCCAGCGGCTAACGGGAACCCATGTGGGCTGCGACACCAGCCAATGCGGTGCCTGTGTGGTCCATGTGAACGGCGAAGCGGTCAAGAGCTGCACAACATTGGCGTTGGATATCGAGGGCGCCGAGGTCAACACGATCGAGAGCATGGCCAATGCCGATGGATCGCTTGGGGTGATCCAGCAGGCTTTCCAGGATCATCACGGGCTTCAATGCGGCTTCTGCACGCCGGGCATGGTGATGTCGGCGGCGGCGTTGTTGAAGGACAACCCCAAACCCTCTGAGGCAGAGGTGCGCGAGTACCTTGAAGGCAATATTTGCCGCTGCACCGGATATCACAACATCGTCAAGGCGATCATGGCGGCCTCCGGGCAAGACGTGGCTGCGGTGGCGGCCGAGTAA
- a CDS encoding OmpA family protein — protein MRRSLATTTALVASLSLVVPFPVIAQDDDAATIECPADTVAEVCAALQAEGAIDGDVVQDPVVDEVVETPVEEVAPAAEAEAEVETPAEVGPVEEAPAEGAEAAAEAVETTEEVVMEETAPVEAEAETETETEAEIVVEEEADDAASEMVVDTDADAPVEIEAEAEAEAEAEAEAEAEAEAEAEAEAEAEMTPAAEGDEAPAELVVETPEENPETPEAPSTAETQAASGEAAETMAGSDDGAGAPVEEITEVVTEETSRRSDEEFETTAEATAEAEATGDASASSGGLTNLEAALLGAAGGFVVGALLNGDREVVSTAPDRVVVRDPSGNLQLLRDDDAILRQPGSEVTTQRFEDGSSRTVVLQPDGSRIVTIQSADLRVLRRSIIGTDGREFVLFDDTQSFAAVDVSTLPEPERASTTGAEQTDMEALRAALQQANGVERSFSLAQVREIERVRYLAPAIEIDNITFATGSAAVQQSQVQSLLDLGTLMAELIEENPQEVFLIEGHTDAVGSAVSNLTLSDRRAESVALALSEFFGVPTANMVLQGYGETDLRVPTLEDERANRRVVVRRVTPLLQTAQAN, from the coding sequence ATGCGCCGTTCCCTTGCAACTACCACCGCCCTTGTTGCCAGCCTGTCGTTGGTGGTTCCGTTCCCTGTCATCGCTCAGGACGATGACGCTGCGACAATCGAATGCCCCGCTGATACCGTCGCAGAAGTTTGCGCGGCCCTTCAGGCTGAGGGGGCAATCGACGGGGACGTCGTCCAGGATCCCGTCGTCGATGAGGTCGTAGAAACCCCTGTAGAAGAGGTCGCTCCGGCAGCCGAGGCCGAAGCCGAGGTGGAGACACCCGCAGAAGTCGGACCGGTTGAAGAAGCGCCCGCCGAGGGCGCAGAAGCCGCTGCTGAGGCCGTTGAGACGACCGAAGAAGTGGTCATGGAAGAGACGGCACCAGTAGAAGCTGAAGCCGAGACCGAGACCGAGACAGAAGCAGAGATCGTCGTCGAAGAGGAAGCGGACGATGCAGCCTCCGAGATGGTCGTCGACACTGACGCCGATGCGCCTGTAGAAATCGAAGCAGAAGCAGAAGCAGAAGCAGAAGCAGAAGCAGAAGCAGAAGCAGAAGCAGAAGCAGAAGCAGAAGCAGAAGCAGAAGCAGAGATGACCCCTGCCGCAGAGGGCGATGAAGCGCCCGCCGAACTGGTGGTCGAGACGCCCGAGGAAAACCCGGAGACGCCCGAAGCACCCTCCACCGCCGAAACGCAGGCCGCCAGTGGTGAAGCCGCTGAAACCATGGCCGGCAGTGACGACGGCGCAGGCGCGCCCGTGGAAGAAATAACCGAAGTTGTGACCGAAGAGACGAGCCGCCGCTCGGACGAAGAATTCGAGACGACCGCCGAAGCAACCGCCGAAGCAGAGGCCACTGGCGACGCCAGCGCGTCTTCTGGCGGGCTGACCAACCTTGAAGCCGCGCTTCTGGGCGCTGCGGGTGGGTTTGTTGTCGGGGCGCTTCTTAACGGCGACCGCGAAGTGGTCAGCACGGCGCCTGACCGCGTGGTGGTTCGTGACCCCAGCGGCAACCTGCAGCTGCTGCGCGATGACGACGCGATCCTGCGCCAGCCCGGCTCGGAAGTGACGACGCAGCGGTTCGAGGACGGCTCGTCCCGGACAGTGGTCCTGCAGCCCGATGGCAGCCGCATCGTGACGATCCAGTCTGCCGACCTGCGCGTGCTGCGCCGGTCGATCATCGGCACCGATGGGCGGGAGTTCGTCCTCTTTGACGACACGCAAAGCTTCGCGGCGGTGGATGTCAGCACCTTGCCCGAACCCGAGCGCGCGTCGACGACCGGGGCAGAGCAGACCGACATGGAAGCCCTGCGCGCGGCGTTGCAGCAGGCCAATGGCGTCGAGCGCAGCTTCTCCCTGGCGCAGGTGCGCGAGATCGAGCGGGTGCGCTACCTGGCCCCCGCCATCGAGATCGACAACATCACCTTTGCCACCGGCTCCGCCGCGGTGCAGCAAAGTCAGGTGCAATCCCTGCTGGATCTGGGCACCTTGATGGCCGAACTTATCGAGGAGAACCCGCAAGAGGTGTTCCTGATCGAAGGTCACACGGATGCCGTCGGCTCTGCCGTGTCGAACCTCACCCTGTCGGACCGCCGCGCGGAAAGCGTCGCCCTAGCCCTGTCCGAGTTCTTCGGGGTTCCGACGGCCAACATGGTCCTGCAAGGCTATGGCGAGACGGACCTGCGCGTGCCGACGCTGGAGGACGAACGCGCCAACCGCCGCGTGGTCGTGCGTCGCGTCACGCCCCTGTTGCAGACCGCTCAGGCGAACTGA
- a CDS encoding MoxR family ATPase has protein sequence MFQSIEDVQGALAAEGYVCGRALATVVFLALTLKRPLFLEGEAGTGKTEIAKAISAAMGRRLIRLQCYEGLDAASAVYEWNFAAQMIAIRAAEAGGSADKSALTQELFGPDFLIERPLLQAMRGDAGGAPVLLIDEIDRTDAPFEAFLLEALSDFQVTIPELGVVKAPEPPIVILTSNRTREVHDALKRRCLYHWVDYPDLDREMEILRARVPEADATLSREIVAFVQRLRTEDLFKRPGVAETLDWAKCLLALDVIELSPEVIADTLGAILKYQDDIAKVQGSEAQRILDDLRGDALS, from the coding sequence GTGTTTCAGTCAATCGAGGATGTGCAGGGCGCTTTGGCGGCGGAAGGCTACGTTTGCGGGCGGGCGCTGGCGACGGTGGTGTTTCTGGCGTTGACGCTCAAGCGGCCCCTTTTCCTTGAGGGGGAGGCCGGCACCGGCAAGACCGAGATCGCCAAGGCGATTTCAGCGGCCATGGGGCGGCGCCTGATCCGGCTGCAATGCTATGAGGGATTGGACGCGGCCAGCGCGGTCTATGAGTGGAACTTCGCGGCGCAGATGATTGCCATTCGCGCGGCGGAAGCGGGCGGGAGCGCGGACAAATCCGCGTTGACGCAGGAATTGTTCGGCCCTGATTTCCTGATCGAGCGGCCGCTGTTGCAGGCCATGCGCGGCGATGCCGGGGGCGCGCCGGTTCTGTTGATCGACGAGATTGACCGCACCGACGCCCCGTTTGAGGCGTTCTTGCTGGAGGCACTGTCGGATTTCCAGGTCACGATCCCGGAACTTGGCGTGGTCAAAGCGCCGGAGCCGCCGATTGTGATCCTGACCTCGAACCGCACGCGTGAGGTGCATGACGCGCTGAAACGGCGCTGTCTGTATCATTGGGTGGATTACCCTGATCTGGACCGAGAGATGGAGATCTTGCGCGCCCGCGTGCCCGAGGCAGACGCGACCCTGAGCCGAGAGATCGTGGCCTTTGTGCAGCGCCTGAGAACCGAGGATCTCTTCAAGCGCCCCGGCGTGGCGGAGACGTTGGACTGGGCGAAATGTTTGCTGGCGCTCGATGTGATTGAGCTGAGCCCCGAGGTGATTGCCGATACATTGGGGGCGATCTTGAAGTACCAAGACGATATCGCGAAGGTGCAGGGCTCGGAAGCGCAGCGCATCCTTGACGATTTGCGCGGCGATGCCTTGAGCTAG
- a CDS encoding VWA domain-containing protein, whose product MAPEGRNEARDQMEYAPLELPDTPQLTRNITHFARALRVAGLPAGPGRVADAIAAVAAVGFSEKAEFYYTLRACFTARPEHRVIFDQVFRLYWRDPRYLDHMMSMLLPAVRGAAEERMAKPAEKRAAEALLQGVERDTPDLEGGEEASEIEVDATLTMSREERLKTLDFEQMSVAEMAQAKRIIAQMTLAVPPLSSRRTLASSRGAQPDWRRTMRGAMRHGGDVVDFARKDRRQRWPSLVALCDISGSMASYSRAVLHFLHAVANQKGAGWADVHAFTFGTRLTNITRHMGARDVDAALAAAGAEAQDWEGGTRIGACLEDFNRDWSRRVLGQGAVVLLITDGLDRDEPERLEAAMERLSLSSRRVIWVNPLLRWDGFAPKAAGIRAMLPHVSSFRAGHNIAALQGLAEAVARPDDAGEKARLMAAL is encoded by the coding sequence ATGGCTCCCGAGGGCAGGAACGAGGCGCGAGATCAGATGGAATATGCGCCGCTAGAGCTTCCTGATACACCACAACTGACCCGCAATATCACGCACTTCGCCCGCGCATTACGGGTGGCGGGGTTGCCTGCGGGGCCGGGGCGGGTCGCCGATGCGATTGCGGCTGTGGCGGCGGTTGGTTTCAGTGAGAAGGCGGAATTTTACTATACGTTGCGGGCCTGTTTCACCGCGCGGCCCGAGCATCGGGTGATCTTCGATCAGGTGTTTCGCCTGTATTGGCGCGATCCGCGCTATCTGGATCATATGATGTCGATGCTGTTGCCCGCCGTGCGCGGCGCGGCGGAAGAGCGTATGGCGAAACCTGCCGAGAAACGCGCCGCGGAGGCGTTGTTACAAGGGGTAGAGCGTGACACGCCGGACCTTGAGGGCGGCGAAGAGGCCTCGGAAATCGAGGTGGACGCGACCCTGACGATGTCGCGGGAAGAGAGGCTGAAGACCCTCGATTTCGAGCAGATGTCCGTGGCCGAGATGGCGCAGGCGAAACGGATTATTGCGCAGATGACCCTTGCGGTGCCGCCGCTTTCGTCGCGGCGCACCTTGGCCTCGTCCAGGGGCGCACAGCCCGATTGGCGGCGCACAATGCGCGGCGCGATGCGCCACGGCGGCGACGTGGTGGACTTTGCGCGAAAAGATCGGCGGCAACGCTGGCCTTCGCTTGTGGCGCTATGTGACATCTCGGGGTCAATGGCCTCCTATAGCCGGGCGGTGCTGCATTTCCTGCATGCGGTGGCCAATCAGAAGGGGGCGGGGTGGGCGGATGTCCATGCCTTCACCTTTGGCACAAGGTTGACGAACATCACCCGTCACATGGGCGCACGGGATGTGGATGCGGCCTTGGCGGCAGCGGGCGCGGAGGCGCAGGATTGGGAAGGCGGCACACGGATCGGCGCCTGTCTGGAGGATTTCAACCGCGATTGGTCGCGCCGGGTCTTGGGGCAGGGGGCGGTTGTGTTGTTGATTACCGACGGATTGGACCGGGACGAGCCGGAGCGCCTGGAGGCGGCGATGGAGCGGTTGTCGCTGTCGTCGCGCCGGGTGATTTGGGTGAATCCGCTGCTAAGGTGGGACGGGTTCGCGCCGAAAGCGGCAGGGATCAGGGCCATGTTGCCCCATGTGAGCAGTTTTCGCGCGGGGCATAATATTGCGGCGTTGCAGGGGCTGGCGGAGGCGGTGGCGCGGCCCGATGATGCTGGAGAGAAAGCACGTCTGATGGCGGCGCTCTAG
- a CDS encoding carboxymuconolactone decarboxylase family protein: MATVALLSDEEVSAEALAVFNDIRAVRGTDFINNFWRALARDPALLKATWERLKDVMAPGALDPLVKEMLYVAVSTANGCSYCVHSHTASAKAKGMSDEMYAEMLAVIGMAMQTNGLVTGLQVPVDAEFQA, encoded by the coding sequence ATGGCAACAGTCGCGCTTTTGAGCGACGAGGAGGTCAGCGCCGAGGCGCTGGCCGTCTTCAACGATATCCGAGCCGTTCGCGGCACAGATTTCATCAACAATTTCTGGCGGGCGCTGGCCCGTGATCCGGCGCTTTTGAAGGCGACCTGGGAGCGCTTGAAGGACGTCATGGCGCCGGGGGCTTTGGACCCGCTGGTGAAAGAGATGCTTTATGTGGCGGTGAGCACGGCCAATGGGTGTTCGTATTGTGTGCATTCTCATACGGCCAGCGCGAAAGCCAAGGGGATGTCGGACGAGATGTATGCAGAGATGTTGGCGGTCATTGGCATGGCGATGCAGACCAACGGCCTGGTCACCGGGTTACAGGTGCCGGTGGACGCTGAATTTCAGGCGTAG
- a CDS encoding XdhC family protein, with amino-acid sequence MDDLEQMPERALEWHREGRGAVLATVVETWGSAPRSVGAQLVVSGDGEMAGSVSGGCVEGAVVVEAMEMVGADAGRMLEFGVSDDEAFAVGLACGGRIKVWVEPVVAMGALLQELVAARAAREAVAYCVNVQTGARELVREGFEARFRADQSGMEGDVFVHIHNPPLRMIVVGAVHIAQALVPMARLAGYDPVIVDPRPAFGAQARFPGEVIAEDWPDEALDRLGLDARTCVVTLTHDPKLDDPAIERALRSDVFYLGCLGSNRTHAKRVERLQAKGFSAAEIGRIHGPVGLAIGGRGPGEIAVSVMAQVTQVLRQG; translated from the coding sequence ATGGATGATCTGGAGCAAATGCCTGAGCGGGCGCTTGAGTGGCACCGAGAGGGGCGCGGCGCGGTTCTGGCAACGGTCGTAGAAACATGGGGCTCGGCGCCGAGGTCCGTGGGGGCGCAGCTTGTGGTCTCGGGCGACGGCGAGATGGCGGGCTCGGTCTCGGGCGGCTGCGTAGAGGGCGCGGTGGTTGTGGAGGCCATGGAAATGGTCGGCGCGGACGCGGGCCGGATGCTGGAATTCGGCGTGTCAGATGATGAGGCCTTCGCGGTCGGCCTGGCCTGCGGCGGGCGCATCAAGGTCTGGGTGGAACCGGTCGTGGCCATGGGTGCCTTGTTGCAGGAACTGGTGGCCGCGCGGGCCGCAAGGGAAGCGGTGGCCTATTGCGTAAACGTGCAGACGGGCGCGCGGGAACTGGTGAGGGAGGGGTTCGAGGCAAGGTTTCGCGCCGATCAATCGGGGATGGAGGGGGATGTGTTCGTGCACATCCACAACCCCCCGTTGCGGATGATCGTGGTGGGGGCTGTGCATATCGCGCAAGCGCTCGTGCCGATGGCGCGGTTGGCGGGCTATGATCCGGTGATTGTGGACCCTCGACCCGCGTTTGGGGCGCAGGCGCGGTTTCCCGGAGAGGTGATCGCCGAGGATTGGCCCGACGAGGCGCTGGATCGTCTCGGGCTGGATGCAAGGACGTGCGTGGTGACGTTGACCCATGACCCGAAGCTGGATGATCCCGCGATTGAACGGGCGTTGCGGTCGGATGTGTTTTATCTCGGGTGTTTGGGGTCAAACCGGACCCACGCCAAAAGGGTCGAGAGGTTGCAGGCCAAGGGCTTCAGCGCGGCGGAGATCGGGCGCATTCACGGGCCGGTCGGCCTGGCGATTGGCGGGCGGGGGCCGGGGGAAATCGCGGTTTCCGTCATGGCGCAGGTCACGCAGGTGTTGCGACAGGGGTGA
- a CDS encoding sugar O-acetyltransferase — translation MALSEREKRDRGAWYCCLDPELEALRDQARAACFQHSTMPPPERGAMAPSLADLFANVGDDALLEAPFHCAYGHNISLGAAVYLNAGCVVLDTAPVRIGARSMLGPGVHLYCADHHRDAAQRAAGIERALPVTIGEDVWIGGGAIVLPGVRIGDGAIVGAGSVVTRDVPSGARVMGNPARARD, via the coding sequence TTGGCCTTGAGCGAGAGAGAAAAGCGGGATCGGGGGGCGTGGTATTGCTGCCTCGATCCCGAGCTTGAGGCGCTGCGCGATCAAGCGCGCGCCGCGTGTTTTCAGCACAGCACGATGCCGCCGCCCGAGCGGGGTGCCATGGCGCCCTCGCTGGCGGATCTATTTGCAAATGTCGGAGATGACGCGCTGTTGGAGGCGCCGTTTCATTGCGCCTACGGCCATAACATCAGCCTTGGGGCTGCGGTGTATCTGAACGCCGGTTGCGTGGTCCTGGACACGGCTCCGGTTCGGATCGGGGCGCGGAGCATGTTGGGACCGGGGGTGCATCTTTATTGCGCAGACCATCACCGCGACGCGGCGCAGCGCGCTGCCGGGATCGAGCGGGCCTTGCCGGTGACCATCGGCGAAGATGTCTGGATCGGTGGCGGCGCGATCGTGCTGCCCGGCGTGCGCATCGGTGACGGCGCGATAGTGGGGGCGGGATCTGTGGTGACGCGCGATGTCCCTTCTGGCGCGCGGGTGATGGGCAATCCGGCGCGTGCGCGGGACTAA